The proteins below come from a single Chrysoperla carnea chromosome 1, inChrCarn1.1, whole genome shotgun sequence genomic window:
- the LOC123290364 gene encoding larval cuticle protein A2B-like isoform X2: MSLKLIVFAAFIACSQAGLIGAPAIGYAAAPAAYSTSSITRSLAPRLLAAPALAPAQLAYAAPALAPAPLLAARAAPAIAKVAVPEPYDPNPQYTFSYGVSDPTTGDQKSQSESRSGDTVQGEYSLIEPDGTRRTVQYAADPINGFNAVVSREAAVQKAIIAQPAIAKIGLAAPTYGLAAAPLAAPLGLAKSIYG; encoded by the exons atGTCTCTtaag TTGATCGTATTCGCGGCATTCATTGCCTGTTCACAAGCTGGTCTCATTGGTGCCCCAGCAATTGGCTATGCTGCTGCTCCAGCTGCCTACTCAACATCAAGTATTACACGGTCACTTGCACCCAGATTACTGGCTGCACCAGCATTAGCCCCAGCACAATTAGCATATGCCGCACCTGCCTTAGCTCCAGCTCCATTATTAGCCGCACG CGCTGCACCAGCAATTGCTAAAGTAGCAGTACCAGAACCCTACGATCCAAACCCACAATATACATTCTCATATGGTGTATCAGATCCAACCACTGGAGACCAAAAGAGTCAATCAGAATCCCGTAGTGGAGACACCGTACAAGGTGAATACAGTTTGATTGAACCTGATGGTACCAGACGTACCGTACAATATGCAGCTGACCCAATTAATGGTTTCAATGCTGTTGTATCACGTGAAGCCGCTGTCCAAAAAGCAATTATTGCACAACCAGCTATTGCTAAAATTGGTTTAGCTGCACCTACATATGGTTTGGCCGCCGCACCTTTAGCTGCTCCTTTGGGTTTGGCTAAATCCATTTATGGTTAA
- the LOC123290364 gene encoding larval cuticle protein A1A-like isoform X1, protein MSLKLIVFAAFIACSQAGLIGAPAIGYAAAPAAYSTSSITRSLAPRLLAAPALAPAQLAYAAPALAPAPLLAARPALAYAPRPALAYAPQPALALAPQPALRLAPAIAAPAIAKVAVPEPYDPNPQYTFSYGVSDPTTGDQKSQSESRSGDTVQGEYSLIEPDGTRRTVQYAADPINGFNAVVSREAAVQKAIIAQPAIAKIGLAAPTYGLAAAPLAAPLGLAKSIYG, encoded by the exons atGTCTCTtaag TTGATCGTATTCGCGGCATTCATTGCCTGTTCACAAGCTGGTCTCATTGGTGCCCCAGCAATTGGCTATGCTGCTGCTCCAGCTGCCTACTCAACATCAAGTATTACACGGTCACTTGCACCCAGATTACTGGCTGCACCAGCATTAGCCCCAGCACAATTAGCATATGCCGCACCTGCCTTAGCTCCAGCTCCATTATTAGCCGCACGACCAGCTTTAGCTTACGCTCCACGACCAGCCTTGGCTTACGCTCCACAACCTGCCTTAGCATTAGCACCACAACCTGCCTTACGGTTAGCTCCAGCTATCGCTGCACCAGCAATTGCTAAAGTAGCAGTACCAGAACCCTACGATCCAAACCCACAATATACATTCTCATATGGTGTATCAGATCCAACCACTGGAGACCAAAAGAGTCAATCAGAATCCCGTAGTGGAGACACCGTACAAGGTGAATACAGTTTGATTGAACCTGATGGTACCAGACGTACCGTACAATATGCAGCTGACCCAATTAATGGTTTCAATGCTGTTGTATCACGTGAAGCCGCTGTCCAAAAAGCAATTATTGCACAACCAGCTATTGCTAAAATTGGTTTAGCTGCACCTACATATGGTTTGGCCGCCGCACCTTTAGCTGCTCCTTTGGGTTTGGCTAAATCCATTTATGGTTAA